GGCGGTATCAGAGCAGATTTTGTTCAGTCGCTTGCCGCAGACCCCCAAAAAGTAGCAGCACTTCGACAGGCCGGACTTGATGATGCAGCGATTGAGCGACTGGCATCAGGACGCATTCCACAAGGGTGGCAGGTGCATCACAAGCTGCCTTTGGATGATGGCGGCACGAATGCGTTCGATAATCTCGTGCTGATCAAGAACGATCCCTATCATATCGGCCTGACCAACGCACAGCGAAGCTTGGTTGGCGATCTGGCGGTAGGTCAATCCCGCCAGATAGATTTTCCTGTACCGCCGGGCTTTGTCTATCCAACAACATCATGATAAAGGTTTGGGCGATTATTCTTTCAATTTACGGATCAAATGGCATGAAAGAGACTTTGGAACTTATCGCTGTTGAGCAACGAACAGCATCGGAAAACGTTCATGCTCCTGCATCTCACGATCATATCGAGAATCTCAAAGCCGAAGCCAAAAGCAGGCTGTCTGCTGAACTTCCTGACGAATTTCTGGACTTTTTGGCTTTATATGATGGAGTAGATTTCAACGGTGTTGTCATTTACGGTTCGCACCAGTCGCATGACAATCGAGATCAGTCAGGTTTCTGGCAAGGCTTGATTGCAGCAAATGCGGAATGGCGCGAATCTGGCGATCATGAAGAATATGTAATTCTGGGAGAGACTGGAATGGATAT
This DNA window, taken from Parasphingorhabdus litoris DSM 22379, encodes the following:
- a CDS encoding YrhA family protein, whose protein sequence is MKETLELIAVEQRTASENVHAPASHDHIENLKAEAKSRLSAELPDEFLDFLALYDGVDFNGVVIYGSHQSHDNRDQSGFWQGLIAANAEWRESGDHEEYVILGETGMDILTVDKNGQKPAARDRVSGDIVEEFPSTAMMIERYLKAHL